In a single window of the Acetivibrio clariflavus DSM 19732 genome:
- a CDS encoding IS6 family transposase yields the protein MQKIVPIKCPKCNNKDSFYRYGKDRDGYQKYLCRKCNHQFAPDRPTSKKVPKYPRCPVCGKATFLHHDYEYYSNYRCCDKKCNYSMFVPKPNNILPASMSKLVGKNDFKRMRYPVHIIITALSMFYLGKNSFRNIALILRVAHNVKVSHTTISNWCKKFAPFFNNLSLELIPMLDFNSDEWHADETVIKINGQKYYIWFIIDSETRFVLGFHLSPYRDSSQAFALLNSVKDLGTVNAIVSDRYSAYKVPVKSVLGSSVKHIRVESFKDDVSNNLIESFHHQFKAWYKTKQGFNSFESANNLISMFIFFYNFVRPHSSLNGLTPAQVAGLNLTEREKKKYLLVA from the coding sequence ATGCAAAAAATTGTACCAATTAAGTGCCCAAAATGCAATAATAAAGATTCTTTTTATCGCTATGGCAAAGATAGAGATGGTTATCAAAAATACCTTTGCCGTAAATGTAATCACCAATTTGCTCCTGATAGACCAACGTCTAAAAAGGTGCCTAAATACCCCCGTTGCCCTGTTTGCGGTAAAGCAACATTTCTTCATCACGATTATGAATACTACTCTAATTACCGTTGTTGTGATAAAAAGTGCAATTATTCTATGTTTGTTCCTAAACCAAATAATATATTACCTGCATCTATGTCTAAACTTGTTGGTAAGAATGATTTTAAACGTATGCGTTACCCAGTGCATATAATTATTACTGCTCTATCTATGTTTTACCTTGGCAAAAATTCTTTTAGAAATATTGCCTTAATACTTAGAGTAGCCCATAATGTTAAGGTTTCTCATACTACCATTAGCAATTGGTGTAAAAAGTTTGCTCCATTCTTTAATAATCTCTCTTTGGAACTTATACCAATGTTAGATTTTAATTCTGATGAATGGCATGCTGACGAAACAGTTATAAAAATTAATGGCCAAAAATATTATATTTGGTTTATCATAGATTCAGAAACCCGCTTTGTCTTAGGTTTTCATTTATCGCCTTATAGAGATTCTAGCCAAGCTTTTGCTTTGCTTAATTCTGTTAAAGATTTAGGTACTGTTAATGCCATAGTTAGCGATCGATATAGTGCTTATAAAGTACCAGTTAAATCTGTGCTAGGTAGTTCTGTTAAACATATTCGCGTTGAAAGCTTTAAAGATGATGTTTCTAATAATTTAATAGAGTCTTTCCATCATCAATTTAAAGCTTGGTATAAGACTAAGCAAGGTTTTAATTCCTTTGAATCAGCCAACAACCTAATCAGCATGTTCATATTTTTCTATAATTTTGTTAGGCCTCATTCATCTCTTAATGGCTTAACGCCAGCTCAAGTTGCTGGATTAAATCTAACTGAAAGAGAGAAGAAAAAGTATCTTCTTGTAGCATAA
- a CDS encoding polymorphic toxin-type HINT domain-containing protein — translation MMHGKNSLKMATESIGLIKAGKANMLDDIASITRTQNGYEFVTTDGIIFKMIDDDIPAAAKSVVKSMSDSTDELMTCLKREPEALFELVEETKELDNTILYRLRDDTEIKIFKSDLTHEQIICSTIGCFTGDTLVTTKEGLKRIDEVKTGDYVLSKDVKSGESAYKKVNYVYIKNTNKLVQLIVGTEEINTTSSHLFFTDSGWWKSAKNIKVGDRIFTAEGELKEVTATRVVDLEEAVRIYNLNVDEFHTYFIGKQGLLIHNNVLLR, via the coding sequence ATGATGCATGGAAAGAATTCATTAAAGATGGCAACAGAAAGCATAGGACTGATTAAAGCCGGAAAAGCCAATATGCTCGATGATATTGCAAGCATAACAAGAACCCAAAATGGTTATGAATTTGTTACAACAGATGGTATAATATTTAAGATGATTGATGACGACATACCTGCGGCAGCAAAAAGTGTTGTAAAGTCAATGTCCGATTCGACAGATGAATTGATGACATGCTTAAAAAGAGAGCCTGAAGCACTGTTTGAATTGGTTGAAGAAACAAAAGAGCTTGATAACACTATATTGTATAGATTAAGAGACGACACTGAAATTAAGATATTTAAATCTGATTTGACGCATGAGCAAATAATATGCTCAACAATAGGATGTTTCACCGGAGATACATTAGTAACAACAAAAGAAGGATTAAAGAGAATCGATGAGGTAAAAACCGGCGACTATGTACTTTCAAAAGATGTCAAGTCGGGAGAAAGTGCATATAAGAAAGTAAATTATGTGTATATCAAAAATACAAACAAACTAGTACAATTAATAGTAGGTACTGAAGAGATAAATACAACATCAAGTCATCTGTTCTTTACAGATTCTGGCTGGTGGAAATCTGCAAAGAATATTAAAGTTGGGGATAGGATATTTACTGCTGAGGGTGAGCTTAAAGAAGTAACTGCTACGAGAGTTGTTGATCTGGAGGAAGCAGTAAGGATTTACAACCTCAATGTAGATGAGTTCCATACATATTTTATCGGTAAACAAGGACTGTTGATACATAATAATGTACTGCTGAGATGA
- a CDS encoding polymorphic toxin-type HINT domain-containing protein, whose translation MMGPQWEFQYANTTVNLEVIDVVHRFLDLGGMIPVFGTLFDGTNAILYFVEGDMVNWCLSMLGTIELIQYGCAGLKIAAKALKATDKMMLGKNSLKVATDSIGLIKAGKANMLDDIASITRTQKGYEFVTESGIIFKMLDDDIPAAAKSVVKSMSDSTDELMTCLKREPEALFELVEETKELDNTILYRLRDDTEIQLFKSDLTPEQIICSTIGCFTGDTLVTTKEGLKRIDEVKTGDYVLSKDVKSGEIGYKKVNYVYIKNTSKLVKLFVGNEEINTTSSHLFFTDSGWWKSAKNIKVGDRILTDDGELKEVTGTKVVELEEPVRIYNLNVDEFHTYFVGSQGLLVHNNCLEEMMAAGREAIAEARACGVTDPKLLSEIGQFAADGARSKYIKPTGEFVDDILEADYQKYVARKNAQGKTPRERTDWKDARDYWINDSPLARGNAFNDKAIKEGWYPFNEVHLENGKRLDSYDPYKGEIVSRKATDLEEIQLSTFEGYLREMQYKYKPGTKIRSNKYPEIDGQLLSGKQILEIPDSNLNFSEIQEYIDLAKNKYGIEIRFRSE comes from the coding sequence ATGATGGGACCTCAATGGGAATTCCAATATGCCAACACTACTGTAAATTTAGAAGTAATAGATGTAGTTCATAGGTTTCTTGATTTGGGTGGTATGATACCTGTATTCGGCACACTCTTTGATGGAACAAATGCAATTCTATATTTTGTTGAAGGCGACATGGTAAATTGGTGCCTATCCATGTTAGGTACAATAGAGCTTATTCAATACGGCTGTGCAGGTTTGAAGATAGCGGCAAAGGCTTTAAAGGCAACAGATAAAATGATGCTTGGAAAGAATTCATTAAAGGTAGCAACAGACAGCATTGGACTGATTAAAGCCGGAAAAGCCAATATGCTCGATGATATTGCAAGCATAACAAGAACCCAAAAAGGTTATGAATTTGTCACTGAGAGTGGTATAATATTTAAGATGCTTGATGATGATATACCTGCGGCAGCAAAAAGTGTTGTAAAGTCAATGTCCGATTCGACAGATGAACTGATGACATGCTTAAAAAGAGAGCCTGAAGCACTGTTTGAATTGGTTGAAGAAACAAAAGAGCTTGATAACACTATATTGTATAGATTAAGAGACGACACTGAAATACAGTTGTTTAAGTCAGATTTGACGCCTGAGCAGATAATATGCTCAACAATAGGATGTTTCACCGGCGATACATTAGTAACCACAAAAGAAGGATTAAAGAGAATCGATGAGGTAAAAACCGGCGACTATGTACTCTCAAAAGATGTCAAGTCGGGAGAGATAGGATATAAAAAAGTAAATTATGTGTATATCAAAAATACAAGCAAGCTGGTAAAATTATTTGTAGGAAATGAAGAGATAAATACAACATCAAGCCATCTATTCTTTACAGATTCTGGCTGGTGGAAATCTGCAAAGAATATTAAAGTTGGGGATAGGATTTTAACAGATGATGGTGAGCTTAAGGAAGTAACTGGAACGAAAGTTGTTGAGCTGGAGGAACCTGTAAGGATTTACAACCTCAATGTTGATGAGTTCCATACATATTTTGTTGGTAGCCAAGGACTGTTAGTGCATAATAATTGTTTGGAAGAAATGATGGCTGCTGGCAGGGAGGCTATTGCTGAAGCAAGAGCTTGTGGAGTAACTGATCCCAAACTTCTTTCTGAAATTGGTCAGTTTGCTGCAGATGGTGCAAGAAGTAAATATATCAAGCCAACAGGAGAATTTGTTGATGATATTTTAGAAGCTGATTATCAAAAGTATGTTGCACGAAAGAACGCACAAGGAAAAACTCCAAGAGAACGGACTGATTGGAAAGATGCAAGAGATTACTGGATTAACGATTCTCCACTTGCTAGAGGAAATGCCTTTAATGACAAAGCTATTAAAGAAGGATGGTATCCATTTAATGAGGTTCATTTGGAGAATGGGAAACGCTTGGATTCATATGACCCATATAAAGGAGAAATTGTGTCAAGAAAAGCCACAGACTTAGAAGAAATTCAATTATCGACCTTTGAAGGCTACTTAAGAGAAATGCAGTATAAATATAAACCCGGTACAAAAATAAGGTCTAATAAATATCCTGAAATTGATGGTCAGTTACTTTCAGGTAAGCAAATACTTGAAATACCAGATTCAAATTTGAATTTTAGTGAAATACAAGAGTATATTGATTTGGCTAAAAACAAATATGGTATAGAAATACGCTTTAGGAGTGAATAA
- a CDS encoding polymorphic toxin-type HINT domain-containing protein, translating to MSDSTDELMTCLKREPEALFELVEETKELDNTILYRLRDDTEIQLFKSDLTPEQIICSTIGCFTGDTLVTTKEGLKRIDEVKTGDYVLSKDVKSGEIGYKKVNYVYIKNTSKLVKLFVGNEEINTTSSHLFFTDSGWWKSAKNIKVGDRILTDDGELKEVTATIVVELEEPVRIYNLNVEDYHTYFVGTNELLVHNDCSEVMTEAFNKAVLAAKARGINDLDELKRIGLYAAKNVGDEILEIVNDFIRRAVEIRNSNTLNSSLRSGGVIGFADCQLSREIPGLSNSLKAHSGISKGSKFADGYVVNNPDYQLFEKFYCKSGGEKVDYTDVSGWLRDIDSEAKLLEEIEYHLDKNPDVTGTIKLFTEDPPCDSLLWVIKQFRERYKDRIELKVYDGHYDTW from the coding sequence ATGTCCGATTCGACAGATGAACTGATGACATGCTTAAAAAGAGAGCCTGAAGCACTGTTTGAATTGGTTGAAGAAACAAAAGAGCTTGATAACACTATATTGTATAGATTAAGAGACGACACTGAAATACAGTTGTTTAAGTCAGATTTGACGCCTGAGCAGATAATATGCTCAACAATAGGATGTTTCACCGGCGATACATTAGTAACCACAAAAGAAGGATTAAAGAGAATCGATGAGGTAAAAACCGGCGACTATGTACTCTCAAAAGATGTCAAGTCGGGAGAGATAGGATATAAAAAAGTAAATTATGTGTATATCAAAAATACAAGCAAGCTGGTAAAATTATTTGTAGGAAATGAAGAGATAAATACAACATCAAGCCATCTATTCTTTACAGATTCTGGCTGGTGGAAATCTGCAAAGAATATTAAAGTTGGGGATAGGATTTTAACAGATGATGGTGAGCTTAAGGAAGTAACAGCAACAATAGTTGTTGAGCTGGAGGAACCTGTAAGGATTTACAACCTTAATGTTGAGGATTATCATACATATTTTGTTGGTACAAATGAGCTGCTCGTGCACAATGATTGTAGTGAGGTCATGACAGAAGCATTTAACAAAGCAGTTTTAGCTGCTAAGGCACGTGGCATAAATGATCTCGATGAATTAAAAAGAATTGGTTTGTATGCTGCCAAGAATGTTGGTGATGAGATTCTTGAGATTGTAAACGATTTCATTAGAAGAGCCGTGGAAATTCGGAATTCCAACACGCTTAATTCTTCTTTACGATCAGGTGGAGTTATAGGTTTTGCTGATTGTCAGCTAAGCAGAGAAATACCTGGATTAAGCAATAGCTTAAAAGCTCATAGTGGTATTAGCAAAGGAAGCAAGTTTGCAGACGGATACGTTGTAAACAACCCTGATTATCAATTATTTGAAAAATTTTATTGTAAATCTGGCGGTGAAAAAGTTGATTATACTGATGTATCTGGCTGGCTTCGGGATATTGATAGTGAAGCTAAATTACTTGAAGAAATTGAATACCATTTAGATAAAAATCCAGATGTTACTGGAACGATAAAACTTTTTACAGAAGATCCGCCATGTGATAGTTTATTATGGGTCATAAAGCAGTTTAGAGAAAGGTACAAAGATAGAATTGAATTAAAAGTTTATGATGGTCATTATGATACATGGTGA
- the istA gene encoding IS21 family transposase encodes MHTTIQTLSKKGYNKTQIAKILEIDRKTVRRVLNELNEKGIVERKETCSILDPYKEYIQIQVTKDLKAIRIYQDLVREFGFQGSYDTVKKYVAKIKKSPPKAYMVLHSFPGEEAQVDFGYIGTIKLPDGKYKKAWVFVMELSYSRYMYVQIVFDQSISTFIDCHKKAFRYFGGVPQNVKIDNLKAAVLEADFYEPVVQRNYAAFASHYGFSPEPCRVATPTDKGKVESNIKYVKDNCFKAREFKDIDEAKAFLMEWLETIANVRIHGTTKKVPSEEFNSYEKEKLLPLPTEEYNISEITSATVMPNCHISYRGNYYSVPYAYIGEEVDIVIIDNLLKAVYKDKEIALHPVEKNEKGKFFTDKNHYPDYKNITANEIKSRYREKMSEIGKHAAIFFEKFLEQVETKYNYRAIAGIISLKKKYDNATIDNACHRAYMYNALKYKTVKRICEQGIDLLPVETNQTYINSEETFLSRPLSEYSKLLN; translated from the coding sequence ATGCATACAACAATACAAACTTTATCAAAAAAAGGATATAACAAGACACAAATTGCAAAAATACTTGAAATTGACAGAAAGACCGTAAGACGGGTTCTTAATGAACTTAATGAGAAAGGAATTGTTGAAAGAAAAGAAACTTGCTCAATACTTGATCCATATAAGGAATATATTCAGATACAAGTAACTAAAGACTTAAAAGCAATAAGAATATATCAGGATTTAGTGCGAGAATTTGGATTTCAGGGTAGTTATGACACTGTAAAAAAATATGTTGCTAAAATAAAAAAATCTCCACCTAAAGCATATATGGTACTACACAGTTTTCCCGGTGAAGAGGCACAAGTGGACTTTGGATATATTGGCACTATTAAACTTCCGGACGGCAAGTACAAAAAGGCTTGGGTTTTTGTAATGGAACTCAGCTATTCCAGATATATGTATGTTCAAATTGTATTTGATCAGAGTATTTCAACATTCATAGATTGTCATAAAAAAGCTTTTAGATATTTTGGAGGAGTACCACAGAATGTAAAGATCGATAATCTTAAAGCAGCTGTATTGGAAGCTGATTTTTATGAGCCTGTTGTTCAAAGAAATTATGCAGCATTTGCTTCTCATTATGGATTTTCTCCCGAACCATGTAGGGTAGCAACACCTACTGATAAGGGAAAGGTAGAATCAAATATAAAATATGTGAAGGATAACTGCTTTAAAGCACGAGAATTTAAAGATATTGATGAGGCCAAAGCGTTTTTAATGGAGTGGCTTGAGACTATAGCTAATGTTAGAATACACGGTACAACAAAAAAAGTTCCATCTGAAGAATTCAATTCGTATGAAAAAGAAAAACTTCTCCCTCTTCCTACGGAAGAATACAACATATCTGAAATAACTTCGGCAACTGTGATGCCAAACTGTCACATCTCATATAGGGGGAACTACTATTCTGTACCGTATGCATACATTGGTGAGGAGGTTGATATTGTTATCATAGATAATCTACTTAAGGCAGTATATAAGGATAAAGAAATAGCCCTTCATCCCGTAGAAAAGAATGAAAAGGGCAAATTCTTCACAGATAAAAATCATTATCCTGATTATAAAAATATCACGGCTAATGAGATAAAGTCAAGATATCGAGAGAAAATGAGTGAAATTGGAAAACATGCAGCTATATTTTTTGAGAAATTCTTAGAGCAGGTAGAAACAAAATATAACTATCGAGCTATTGCAGGAATAATTTCCTTAAAGAAAAAGTATGACAATGCTACTATTGATAATGCCTGCCATAGGGCATATATGTACAATGCACTGAAATATAAAACGGTAAAACGAATTTGTGAACAGGGAATTGATTTGCTGCCTGTAGAAACAAACCAAACATATATTAACTCAGAAGAAACCTTCTTATCAAGGCCATTATCAGAGTATTCAAAACTTCTAAATTGA
- the istB gene encoding IS21-like element helper ATPase IstB, with protein MNDLMFSRLRQLKLSGFIKTVEARNEQAIKEQMSYMEFLELLLSDEFSNRKDNGNKKRMQKAKFPQIKTLEEYQFNQQPSINKRFIYNLATCEFVRKKENVAFIGPPGTGKTHLGIALGVKAISQGYNVLFTTINHMLEDLYLSRADNSFSQRLKYYTNPDLLILDELGLKKLNQNSVDDFYEIVSRRYEKGSIIITSNKVFDEWGRIFYDPVLATAILDRFIHHCHFVVIKGESYRMKQSKESLKAISTKVQENE; from the coding sequence ATGAATGATTTAATGTTTTCAAGATTAAGGCAGTTAAAGCTATCGGGGTTCATAAAAACAGTGGAGGCAAGAAATGAGCAAGCTATTAAAGAGCAGATGTCTTACATGGAATTCTTAGAGTTGCTATTAAGTGATGAATTTTCGAACCGTAAAGATAATGGTAATAAAAAGAGGATGCAAAAGGCAAAATTTCCTCAAATAAAGACACTAGAGGAATATCAGTTTAATCAACAGCCCTCTATTAATAAAAGATTTATATACAATTTGGCAACCTGTGAATTTGTCCGCAAGAAAGAAAATGTAGCCTTCATAGGACCGCCAGGTACTGGAAAAACTCATTTAGGTATAGCACTTGGAGTAAAAGCTATATCTCAAGGATACAATGTATTATTTACAACAATAAACCATATGCTTGAAGACTTATATTTATCGAGAGCCGACAATTCTTTTAGTCAAAGGCTGAAGTACTACACAAATCCAGATTTACTTATACTAGATGAACTAGGACTAAAAAAGCTTAATCAGAATAGCGTAGATGACTTTTATGAAATCGTATCGAGAAGATATGAGAAAGGCTCTATAATAATAACTTCAAACAAAGTTTTTGATGAGTGGGGTAGAATATTCTACGACCCAGTTTTAGCAACAGCAATATTAGATAGGTTTATTCATCATTGTCACTTTGTAGTTATAAAAGGCGAAAGCTATCGAATGAAGCAAAGCAAGGAAAGCCTTAAAGCTATATCCACAAAAGTGCAAGAGAATGAATAA
- the fabV gene encoding enoyl-ACP reductase FabV, which yields MIIKPKTRGFICTTAHPEGCRQNVQEQINYIKSKDPIKGPKKVLVIGSSTGYGLASRITAAFGCGADTIGVFFEKPAEEKRTATAGWYNMAAFEEEAKKAGLYSKSINGDAFSDEIKEKTIELIKKDWGKVDLIIYSLAAPRRTHPKTGEVFNSVIKPIGKPYTNKTVNFHNGEVSEITVDPATEDEIRQTVAVMGGEDWEMWIEALKTAGVLADGVITVAFSYIGPELTHAVYKNGTIGKAKEHLEASAKNITNFLKDINGKAYISVNKALVTQSSSAIPVVPLYISLLFKIMKEKGIHEGCIEQLYRLFAERLYANTLLLDEEGRIRLDDFEMREDVQNEVARLWSSVNTENIEETTDIKGYREDFFKLFGFGLPGINYDEECNEKVDIPNII from the coding sequence ATGATAATAAAACCGAAAACCAGGGGATTTATTTGTACTACGGCACATCCGGAAGGATGCAGGCAAAATGTTCAGGAACAGATAAATTATATTAAGAGTAAAGATCCGATAAAGGGCCCTAAAAAAGTTCTGGTAATTGGATCATCAACGGGATATGGATTGGCTTCAAGAATAACCGCAGCTTTCGGTTGCGGAGCCGATACTATTGGTGTGTTTTTTGAAAAGCCCGCAGAAGAAAAACGTACAGCTACAGCTGGCTGGTATAACATGGCAGCCTTTGAGGAAGAAGCCAAAAAAGCGGGATTATACTCAAAAAGTATAAATGGAGATGCTTTTTCCGACGAAATCAAAGAGAAAACCATAGAGCTTATAAAGAAGGATTGGGGAAAGGTTGATCTCATAATTTACAGTCTTGCAGCACCAAGGAGAACTCATCCAAAGACCGGTGAAGTATTTAATTCGGTTATAAAACCTATAGGAAAACCTTATACAAATAAGACGGTTAACTTTCATAACGGAGAAGTATCGGAAATAACAGTGGACCCGGCCACAGAAGATGAAATCAGGCAGACTGTTGCAGTAATGGGCGGAGAAGACTGGGAAATGTGGATTGAGGCTCTTAAAACTGCCGGGGTGCTTGCAGATGGAGTTATCACAGTTGCATTTTCATACATAGGGCCCGAGCTGACTCATGCTGTATATAAAAACGGTACAATAGGAAAAGCAAAAGAGCATTTGGAAGCTTCAGCAAAAAACATTACAAATTTTCTCAAAGATATTAACGGAAAAGCCTATATATCAGTCAACAAGGCTTTAGTAACACAATCCAGTTCGGCAATACCAGTGGTCCCTCTCTATATATCACTCCTGTTTAAGATAATGAAGGAGAAGGGAATTCATGAAGGATGTATTGAGCAATTATACAGGCTTTTTGCTGAGAGGTTGTATGCCAATACTTTATTGTTGGATGAAGAGGGCAGAATACGCCTGGACGATTTCGAAATGAGAGAAGATGTTCAGAATGAGGTTGCAAGGTTATGGAGTTCGGTAAATACGGAAAACATTGAGGAAACAACTGATATTAAAGGATATAGGGAGGACTTCTTCAAGCTCTTTGGATTTGGGCTTCCCGGAATTAATTATGATGAGGAATGCAATGAAAAGGTAGATATTCCAAACATTATTTAG
- a CDS encoding radical SAM/SPASM domain-containing protein encodes MKKWKKSLYTYAVEFSEEIILYNSFMGAIARVPKDKAEKVKNFLNYGIDDNDLEDSLALELCMQGFMVKADIEEQKYVRSILEKEQDSTLGLTIMPHEGCNFRCVYCYENFENGLIKPKVMKGIKLFVKKKVERGNFSRVTCSWFGGEPLLAYDEILELSDAFIQYCSENDVKYVSSMTTNGYLLVPERVEKLIERNVLYYQITLDGPEKVHNRSRKLIGGKGTYSTIMQNLRLMKEFNNRELTVKIRVNFFPNSLNELEDWIKYEIAPVFSMDKRFMLSFHPVRKWCGCNVSDNEYFEDRTSLSEFITHLFRVCIKMGLSIQDVRNSLDPHGNVCYASKSNSIVIGSDGMLYKCTVAFDNPVNNIGVINQDGTLNLNRVKLEMWTRDYADREEKCSKCSFYPSCQTKKCPLLSISFGKPSCPIIFDSIDKFILSTVYS; translated from the coding sequence TTGAAAAAGTGGAAGAAGTCTCTTTATACCTATGCAGTTGAATTCAGTGAAGAAATAATTTTATATAATAGCTTTATGGGTGCAATAGCACGAGTACCTAAGGATAAAGCGGAAAAGGTAAAGAATTTTTTAAACTACGGTATTGATGATAATGATTTGGAAGATTCCCTTGCGTTGGAATTATGCATGCAAGGCTTTATGGTTAAAGCTGATATTGAAGAGCAAAAGTATGTCAGGTCAATATTAGAAAAAGAACAGGACAGTACTTTAGGGCTTACCATTATGCCCCATGAAGGCTGTAATTTTAGATGCGTATACTGTTATGAAAATTTTGAAAACGGACTTATAAAACCAAAAGTAATGAAAGGAATAAAGTTGTTTGTTAAAAAGAAAGTTGAGAGAGGAAATTTTTCAAGAGTTACTTGTTCATGGTTCGGTGGAGAGCCGCTTTTGGCCTATGACGAAATTTTAGAGTTATCTGATGCCTTTATACAATATTGCAGTGAAAACGATGTCAAATATGTAAGTTCAATGACCACCAATGGTTATTTATTAGTTCCTGAACGGGTAGAAAAACTAATTGAACGAAATGTACTGTATTACCAGATTACTCTCGATGGACCTGAAAAGGTACATAACAGGAGTAGAAAGTTGATTGGGGGAAAGGGAACATACAGTACGATAATGCAAAATTTAAGATTGATGAAAGAATTTAATAACCGGGAACTTACTGTAAAAATAAGGGTGAATTTTTTCCCCAATTCATTGAACGAATTGGAGGATTGGATAAAATACGAAATAGCTCCGGTTTTCTCGATGGACAAGAGGTTTATGTTATCCTTCCATCCCGTTAGAAAATGGTGCGGATGCAATGTAAGTGACAATGAGTACTTTGAAGACCGTACTTCTTTATCCGAATTCATTACACACTTATTCAGAGTTTGTATAAAAATGGGGCTTTCAATTCAAGATGTCCGTAATTCTTTAGATCCCCACGGAAATGTATGTTATGCCAGCAAAAGCAATTCAATAGTAATCGGTTCAGACGGTATGCTATATAAATGTACTGTTGCTTTTGATAATCCCGTAAATAATATTGGAGTGATTAATCAAGACGGTACATTGAATCTTAATCGTGTAAAGCTGGAAATGTGGACAAGGGATTATGCCGATAGAGAGGAAAAATGTTCAAAATGCTCATTCTATCCGTCTTGCCAAACCAAAAAGTGTCCGCTGTTATCAATCAGTTTCGGAAAACCTTCATGTCCAATTATATTTGATAGTATAGACAAGTTTATATTATCAACAGTGTATTCCTAA
- a CDS encoding stalk domain-containing protein has translation MKKFVIGFILGSLITGTVGAAAQYILTPITYDITVNGKSLKDEQYPMLNLNGTTYLSLRKTCEAVGATLYWNEATKTAELTTNNNTSSVEVTSSGSVIMKSELFTLREEPIMYVIHDNEYYIEISAFAQYLSADASNVYIKIPGKADLTLPKQEGSDKLKTGKTVIEYLNFTYVRLADLNLTTELKDNVLWLK, from the coding sequence ATGAAAAAATTTGTTATAGGTTTCATTTTAGGTAGTCTTATCACAGGAACAGTAGGGGCAGCTGCTCAATACATTTTAACGCCAATAACTTATGATATCACAGTTAATGGTAAGAGTTTGAAGGATGAGCAGTATCCAATGCTGAACTTAAATGGGACAACCTATTTGAGCCTTAGAAAAACATGTGAAGCGGTAGGGGCAACACTTTACTGGAATGAAGCAACAAAAACTGCTGAACTGACAACAAATAATAATACTTCAAGCGTTGAGGTAACTTCGAGCGGAAGTGTTATAATGAAATCCGAACTCTTTACATTACGTGAAGAGCCTATAATGTATGTAATACACGATAATGAATATTATATAGAAATTTCTGCTTTTGCACAATACTTATCAGCTGATGCTAGTAACGTGTACATAAAAATACCCGGTAAAGCGGATTTGACATTACCTAAACAAGAAGGAAGCGACAAGTTAAAGACAGGTAAAACTGTAATTGAATACTTGAACTTTACTTATGTAAGATTAGCTGATTTGAACTTAACAACAGAATTAAAAGATAATGTTTTGTGGTTAAAATAA